In Candidatus Manganitrophus morganii, the genomic window GGACAGTCGTGAGGATGGTTCAACATCAGCCCCTCGATGACCGAGGCACGGAATGTTTTGGCCTCCGGATGGAGGATCGAGATCCGGGTCCCATCGATCGCGGGGGTCATGCAGGCCATCACGATCTTGCCCTGCGTGTCGTTTTCGTCTTTGAACGCTTTCACCGCGCACTGCCGGCAGGCGCCGATGGAGCCCATTGCGGGATGCCAGCAAAAGTATTCCAGATTCAATCCAAGTCCCAGCACATTCTGAAGGACGTTCTGGGCGGGGTTGACCGGATAGGGCTTGCCGTCGATGTAAATTGTGGCCATAGTTGGACCATTTCCTCTTGACCGTCATTCCCGCGAAAGCGGGAATCCAGAGTCTTTTGATTAAGTGCACTGGATTCCCGATGAAAAATTTCGGGAATGACGGAATAAAAACATCAATGTTTTACTAAAATCGGTGATCATTACTTTTCCACGGGCAGCGCTTCTCCCGGAGGTGCCGCTCGAAATCTTCTTGAAAATAGATCAGCCCGCTCGCCAGCGGCTCCATCGCGCCGGGGGCAAGGGCGCAGAAGGTGTTCCCGGGGGCCATGAACTTCGTCTGCTCTCGCAAGATCTCCAGATCGCCTTCTTCTCCCTCCCCCCGCTCCATCGCCCCCAGGATCTGCTCCACCCAGGAAAGCCCGCTCCAGCAGGGGGTGCACCAGCCGCACGACTCCTGGGCGAAGAACTGTTCGATGTTCCACAACATGCCGACCGGGCAGGTCCGGTCGTCCAGGACGATCAGCGTCGCCGTGCCGAGGCGGCTTCCCGCTTTTTTGATCTCGTCGAAATCCATCGGGATGTCGAGGTGCGCCTCGGTGATGAATTCGGTGGAAGCGCCCCCCGGAATCGCCGCTCGAAACTGGAGGCCGTCGCGCATCCCCCCCGCATGCTCTTCCAGAATCTCCCGCGCGGTCGTCCCCATCGGCAGCTCCCAAAGACCGGGCCGCTTCACCTTGCCGCTCGCGCCGTAGAGCTTCGTTCCGGCGTCTTTGGTGCGGCTCAAGCTTTGGAACCAATCGGGACCGTGCTTCAGGATGTGCGGGACGTTGCAAAAGGTCTCGACGTTGTTGACGACCGTCGGCTTTCCCCACAGCCCGACCGTCTGAGGATAAGGGGGCTTGGCCCGCGGGTTGGCCCGTTTTCCCTCCAATGCATTGAGGAGCGCCGTCTCCTCGCCGCAAATATACCGGCCGGCGCTGACGTGGAGGATCATCTCCAGGTTGTATCCCGTCTCCAGGATGTTCTTGCCGAGGTAGCGATGCCTGTAGGCGTCGGCGATCGCTTTCGACAAACGGGCGGCCGCCTCCCGGTACGCCCAGCGGAGAAAAATATAGGCGGCGTCGGCCTCCACCGCATAGGCGGCGATGATCATCCCTTCGATCATTTGATGCGGGTCCCCTTCCAGAAGGAAACGGTCTTTGAACGCCCCCGGCTCCATCTCGTCGGCGTTGGCGACGACATATTTCGGGTGGGGCGCGTCTTTGCCTCGCGGGACCAGGCTCCACTTGACCCCGGTCGGGAAGCCGGCGCCGCCGCGGCCCCGAAGGCCGGAGCGCTTGACCGTCTCGAGGACCTCCTCCGGCGACATCCGGAGCGCCTTTCGCAATCCCTGATAGCCGCCGGCGCGTTCGTAGGCGGCGAGGTCGATCGCGGTCCCGTCTGTACGAATGTGTTGCGTGAGCGGTTTTTCCAATACGGGCATCTTTATTGATAATCCTCCAGGAGGGTGTCGATTTTCTCTGTCGTCAGATCGCTGTGAAGGTCCTCATTCACCATCATCACCGGCGCGCGGTCGCAGGCGCCGAGACAGACGTTCGGCAAAAAGGTGAATCGATTGTCGGCGGTGGTCTGGCCGAGACCGACGCCGAGCCGTTCCATGAGATGCTCCCGGACCCGCTCATATCCCATCACCCAGCAGCTGACGCTGTCGCAGAGAAGCAGCACATGCCGGCCGACCGGCCTGCGGAAGATTCGATTATAGAAGGTGGCGATCCCGTCGAGCTCATCCGGGGCCATGTCGAGCAGGGATGCGACATCCTGGATCGCCTCATCGGGGACCCACCCGCGGTGTTTCTGAACGATCTGCATCGCATCGATGCAAACGGCCTGCTTGTTGGGGTAGAGAGGAAGCTCCGCTTCAATCTCCCTTCGTTCTTCCGGACTCAACATGTTTTCTCCGCATCTTGTTTATGTTTGATTCCTAATTGATTTATTTGTCTACATCCGCCAAAACAAAATCGACGCTCCCGAAGATGGCGATCAGATCGGAGACGGTCAGCCCCCGGCAGAGGAGCGGCAGCATCTGCATGTGGGGGAAAGAGGGGGTCCGGATTCGGTTCCGGTACGGCGTCGTGCTTCCGTCGCTGATCAGGTAATAGCCGTTGTTCCCCTTGCTCGCTTCGATCGCTCCGAGCGCCTCGCCGGGGGGGATCACCGGCCCCCAGCTGACGGTAAGGAAATGGGCGATCAGTGTCTCGATGTCGTGCATCGTTTTCGGTTTCGGCGGCGGGGTGGCGAGCGGATGGATCGCCTTATAGGGGCCGTCCGGCATGTTCCGGACGCACTGGTCGATGATCCGCAGGCTCTGGCGCATCTCCTCGATCCGGACGGTGGCGCGATCGTAGCTGTCGCCATCCTTCCCGATCGGGATATCGAATTCAAATTGGTCGTAGCCGGAATAAGGATGCGCCTTTCGGAAGTCCCATCCCAATCCGCAGGCGCGCAGGTTCGGCCCGGTCATTCCCCACTCGATCGCCTCGTCGACGGTCGTCCGGCCAATCCCCTTCGTCCTCGCTTTGAAGATCCGGTTTTTGACGATCTCCCGCTCGTATTCATTGAGGCGCGGCGGAAGGTAGCTGATGAAATCGCGGAAGAGATCTTCCCATCCGATCGGCAGGTCCTGTGCGGTTCCCCCCATCCGGAACCAATTCGGGTGCATCCGCGCGCCGGTGATCGCCTCGGCGATATAAAAGGCCCGCTCCCGGTCGTTGAAAGTGTAAAAAACCGGAGAGAGCTGGCCGACATCCTGGGAAAAGGTCCCGAGCCAGACGAAATGATTGGCGATCCGGTAGAGCTCACACATCATCACCCGGATGACCTGAGCCCGCAGGGGGATGTCGATTCCGGCGAGCTGCTCCACCGACGAAAGATAAGCCATGTTGTTGATGACGCCGGAGAGGTAATCGACCCGGTCGGTGTAGGGGAGGTAGGTGTGCCAGGTCTGCCGCTCGGCGACCTTCTCCTGCGCCCGGTGATGAAAGCCGATGTCGGGGACCGCGTCGACGATGATCTCGCCGTCGAGCTGCAGGACCACCCGCAACACGCCGTGGGTGCCGGGATGGTGCGGTCCGAGATTCAAGAAGAGGAAATCGGTCCCGTCGCTGCTCCGCTTCATCCCCCACTCTTCCGGATCGAATTGAAGCTGCTCCTGTTCCTCCATCATCTTTTGATCGGGCATGTTCAGGCCGAGCTCGGTTCCGTGAGAGGGATGATCCTTTCGCAGCGGATGGCCTTCCCAATCGCGCGGCATGATCAGCCGGACCAGGTGCGGATGGCCGTCGAAGCGGATGCCGACGAGGTCCCACGTCTCCCGCTCGTACCAATCGGCCGCCGGCCAGAGGTCGGTGATCGTCGGAACGGAGGGGCGTTTCTCCGGCAAAGGGACCTTGAAGCGAAGATAAGCGTTGCGGCCGAAGGAGTAGAGATGATAAACCGCCGTGAAGTCGCTGTCGGGCTGCCCTTCGCGGTGGACGCGGACCCGCTCGTCGATGCCGGTCAGATCATAGAGCATCTTGTAGGGCCGGTCGATTTCGTTCTTCACGTACCGGAGCAGATCGTGGATCTTCTCTTTGTTGATCCAGAAAGTCGGGATCCGATCGACCGTCGGCTGCACGGCGAGCAGCGCCGGACCGGCTTGCGCTTGAATCGCTTCGTTGAGGGAGAGATCAACGGTTTGCATCGCGGCCTTCCCGGTAAAGATCGTGCGACGCGTAATCGGGCGGGGTGAGCCGGCCGATCAACCGCCGCTTCGGACCCTTTAATTCGCGCTGGGCGGGGAATACCGGCTGCTCCACCCCTTGTGGGCCGATCACCCAGGAGAGCGGCCGCCGTTCGTTCCCCACCTTTTTTTGCAACAAAAGAAGTCCTTCCATCAGGCTGTCGGGACGGGGAGGACAGCCGGTGACGTAGACGTCGACCGGGAGAAATTTGTCGACCCCCTGGATGACGCTGTAGACGTCGAACATCCCGTCCGAGCAGGCGCACGATCCCATCGCGATCACCCAACGGGGCGCCATCATCTGCTGGTAGAGCAACTTGATCATCGGCGACGCCTTGTAGAAGACCGTTCCCGAGATGACGATGACGTCGGCTTC contains:
- a CDS encoding NADH-quinone oxidoreductase subunit B, whose product is MARLEDLVAWGRKNSIWPFNFGLSCCYVEMATSLTSKYDIARFGAEVIRGTPREADVIVISGTVFYKASPMIKLLYQQMMAPRWVIAMGSCACSDGMFDVYSVIQGVDKFLPVDVYVTGCPPRPDSLMEGLLLLQKKVGNERRPLSWVIGPQGVEQPVFPAQRELKGPKRRLIGRLTPPDYASHDLYREGRDANR
- the nuoF gene encoding NADH-quinone oxidoreductase subunit NuoF — encoded protein: MPVLEKPLTQHIRTDGTAIDLAAYERAGGYQGLRKALRMSPEEVLETVKRSGLRGRGGAGFPTGVKWSLVPRGKDAPHPKYVVANADEMEPGAFKDRFLLEGDPHQMIEGMIIAAYAVEADAAYIFLRWAYREAAARLSKAIADAYRHRYLGKNILETGYNLEMILHVSAGRYICGEETALLNALEGKRANPRAKPPYPQTVGLWGKPTVVNNVETFCNVPHILKHGPDWFQSLSRTKDAGTKLYGASGKVKRPGLWELPMGTTAREILEEHAGGMRDGLQFRAAIPGGASTEFITEAHLDIPMDFDEIKKAGSRLGTATLIVLDDRTCPVGMLWNIEQFFAQESCGWCTPCWSGLSWVEQILGAMERGEGEEGDLEILREQTKFMAPGNTFCALAPGAMEPLASGLIYFQEDFERHLREKRCPWKSNDHRF
- the nuoE gene encoding NADH-quinone oxidoreductase subunit NuoE, whose product is MLSPEERREIEAELPLYPNKQAVCIDAMQIVQKHRGWVPDEAIQDVASLLDMAPDELDGIATFYNRIFRRPVGRHVLLLCDSVSCWVMGYERVREHLMERLGVGLGQTTADNRFTFLPNVCLGACDRAPVMMVNEDLHSDLTTEKIDTLLEDYQ
- the nuoC gene encoding NADH-quinone oxidoreductase subunit C/D, with protein sequence MQTVDLSLNEAIQAQAGPALLAVQPTVDRIPTFWINKEKIHDLLRYVKNEIDRPYKMLYDLTGIDERVRVHREGQPDSDFTAVYHLYSFGRNAYLRFKVPLPEKRPSVPTITDLWPAADWYERETWDLVGIRFDGHPHLVRLIMPRDWEGHPLRKDHPSHGTELGLNMPDQKMMEEQEQLQFDPEEWGMKRSSDGTDFLFLNLGPHHPGTHGVLRVVLQLDGEIIVDAVPDIGFHHRAQEKVAERQTWHTYLPYTDRVDYLSGVINNMAYLSSVEQLAGIDIPLRAQVIRVMMCELYRIANHFVWLGTFSQDVGQLSPVFYTFNDRERAFYIAEAITGARMHPNWFRMGGTAQDLPIGWEDLFRDFISYLPPRLNEYEREIVKNRIFKARTKGIGRTTVDEAIEWGMTGPNLRACGLGWDFRKAHPYSGYDQFEFDIPIGKDGDSYDRATVRIEEMRQSLRIIDQCVRNMPDGPYKAIHPLATPPPKPKTMHDIETLIAHFLTVSWGPVIPPGEALGAIEASKGNNGYYLISDGSTTPYRNRIRTPSFPHMQMLPLLCRGLTVSDLIAIFGSVDFVLADVDK